Proteins from a genomic interval of Quercus robur chromosome 9, dhQueRobu3.1, whole genome shotgun sequence:
- the LOC126699399 gene encoding serine/threonine-protein kinase-like protein At1g28390: MGYFSCNAESAIATCDPHNWDLSKNRRKPKTQKYKTNNNNNNHNNRKIREFYYNELVAATNGFSAEFFLGKGSHGSVYKAVLDDGKLIAAVKKTKLHNSSTTTNRRFQNQQSSNCTNCNNCTSPAENEIEILSRVHHPRLVNLLGFSSDSLNDNKLIVVEYMPNGSLYEILHSSSTSRPPGWTRRVRFAVQIAKAVQVLHSANPPVIHRDIKSSNVLIDEKGNARLGDFGLALRGHVEDVRVKCTPPAGTLGYLDPNYLAPSDLSSKSDVFSFGILLLEIISGRHAIDVNYSPPSVVDWAVPLIKRGDFAGICDVRVGSPPNPVVIKNMAVLAARCVRSTAEKRPAMSEVVECLKLVAKKAHAPPIWNNLKRRVGRVEESRPLMKWEAYDRSEEVDNINVNANTKLGSRRNRKVSSVSSAEYGNEGILLRRRNVTKSGHMPSLQWAQYTGVLNPIFTTSETICDRMVRSRSVGHFSEIKVGSDSNVGPTRSLLARRKPGVAVKMPTVRLSKSRSMGVLHSPRLVHYNNKGYVVEFEGKSNSTTGFDTSKMVISLDEKSEKEMLEKPLVSI; the protein is encoded by the coding sequence ATGGGATATTTCTCATGCAATGCAGAGTCAGCAATAGCCACATGCGATCCCCACAATTGGGATCTCAGCAAAAACagaagaaaaccaaaaacccagaagtacaaaaccaataataacaacaacaaccacaacaacaGAAAAATCAGAGAGTTTTATTACAACGAACTTGTCGCCGCAACAAACGGTTTCTCCGCCGAGTTTTTCTTAGGCAAAGGCAGTCACGGCAGTGTCTACAAGGCCGTCCTCGACGATGGGAAGCTCATCGCCGCCGTTAAAAAAACAAAGCTACATAACTCATCAACGACAACGAATAGAAGATTCCAAAACCAACAGAGTAGTAACTGTACCAACTGTAATAACTGTACAAGCCCAGCAGAGAACGAGATTGAGATTCTATCCAGAGTACACCACCCTCGGCTTGTGAATCTATTGGGCTTTTCTTCTGACTCCCTAAACGACAACAAACTCATTGTCGTTGAGTACATGCCTAATGGTTCGTTGTATGAGATATTGCATTCAAGTTCTACTTCGAGGCCACCCGGGTGGACCCGTCGGGTCAGGTTTGCCGTTCAAATAGCGAAAGCGGTTCAAGTACTACACTCGGCGAATCCGCCTGTTATTCACCGAGATATCAAGTCGTCGAACGTGTTGATCGACGAGAAAGGGAACGCGAGGCTCGGGGATTTCGGTTTGGCTCTGAGGGGACACGTGGAAGACGTGCGGGTGAAGTGTACGCCTCCGGCGGGTACGTTGGGGTATTTGGATCCGAATTATCTCGCTCCGTCGGATCTGAGTTCGAAGAGCGATGTTTTCAGCTTCGGGATCTTGCTCTTGGAGATCATCAGCGGGAGGCACGCGATTGATGTGAATTACAGCCCACCGTCGGTGGTGGATTGGGCGGTTCCGTTGATTAAGCGAGGAGATTTCGCCGGAATTTGTGACGTTCGGGTCGGATCTCCGCCGAATCCCGTGGTGATTAAAAACATGGCGGTTCTGGCCGCGCGATGCGTTAGATCGACGGCGGAGAAGCGTCCGGCGATGAGTGAAGTGGTGGAGTGTTTGAAACTCGTTGCCAAAAAAGCTCACGCGCCGCCGATTTGGAATAACCTGAAACGGCGGGTGGGGCGCGTGGAGGAATCTCGGCCGTTGATGAAGTGGGAAGCGTATGATCGTAGTGAAGAGGTTGATAATATTAATGTTAATGCCAATACGAAACTTGGAAGCAGGAGGAATAGGAAAGTATCCAGTGTTTCGAGTGCAGAGTATGGAAACGAAGGGATTTTGTTGCGACGGAGAAACGTGACTAAAAGTGGACACATGCCGTCATTACAATGGGCACAATACACTGGAGTACTAAATCCAATTTTTACCACGAGTGAAACCATCTGTGATCGAATGGTTAGATCGAGATCTGTTGGTCATTTTAGCGAAATAAAAGTGGGGTCGGATTCGAATGTGGGACCCACTCGATCTTTGTTAGCTAGGAGGAAGCCTGGGGTGGCAGTGAAAATGCCAACGGTAAGGTTAAGCAAGTCGAGGTCTATGGGAGTGTTACATAGTCCACGTTTAGTACACTACAATAATAAAGGGTATGTGGTTGAATTTGAAGGGAAATCGAATTCAACAACAGGATTCGATACGTCCAAGATGGTGATTAGTTTGGACGAGAAGTCTGAAAAGGAAATGCTTGAAAAACCATTGGTTTCAATTTAA
- the LOC126699481 gene encoding uncharacterized protein LOC126699481, whose amino-acid sequence MEAYRRCTQSELFLSLKRDLALITQQVFVAEEFCRNSRNLAEAETQARTEVEKALGSLKHDHTKLTAEFKDSENRRKSAEAGLKSAEDQAEDQRKQLYTAQLNLNTERQAVQDLRTALQKVEDELRLVKAEAQLIREATEAEKNAARQLGAEETEAKLSEEIPEVCREYCDISWAHALDAAGVPAYSAQRLPESIFYPPEIRASPDEAQVASEQDLAVPDAVLVSDVAKDPATDSTIEVPPPQPEQKEDSPAKA is encoded by the exons atggaggcctacaggcggtgcactcagtccgagctcttcctatcccttaaaagggatctcgcgctg attactcagcaggtctttgtggctgaggagttttgccGTAATAGCCGCAATCtggctgaggctgagacccaggctcggacagaggtggagaaagccttggggtccctcaagcatgATCACACTAAACTCACGGCTGAGTTCAAGGATTCGGAGAACCGACgtaaaagtgcagaggctggcttGAAGAGTGCCGAGgatcaggcggaggaccagcgcaaacaaCTGTACACGGCTCAGCTTAACCTTAACACCGAGAGGCAGGCAGTGCAGGATCTCAGGACTGCCCTGCAAAAGgtagaggatgagctgaggctGGTAAAGGcggaggcccagctgatccgagaggccacagaggctgagaagaatgctgctcgccagctcggggccGAAGAGACGGAGGCCAAGCTGTCTGAGGAGATCCCTGAGGTGTGCAGAGAGTACTGCgacatttcatgggctcatgctctcgacgctgcaggagttcctgcgtaTTCGGCCCAAAGGCTGCCtgagagcatcttctatcctccggAGATCCGAGCTAGTCCTGATGAAGCCCAAGTCGCTTCGGAGCaagacctggcggtgcctgatgccgtccttgtgTCTGATGTGGCTAAGGATCCTGCCACAGACTCTACcattgaggttcctcctcctcagcccgagcagaaagaagattctcccgctaaggcttag